One window of Nocardioides dongkuii genomic DNA carries:
- a CDS encoding nitroreductase family protein, translating into MEFQDVVRRRRMVRRYTDEPVDPAVVDRALHNATRAPSAGFSQGWAFVVLDTPHDVRRFWAATADPAAPGREPDSWLRGMMTAPVVVVPCSSKAAYLDRYAEPDKGWTDRDEARWPVPFWHMDAAMASLLVLQTAVDAGLGGCFFGVPPHADAALREELGIPDDHDPVGVITLGHPADGGAAGSPARRRRRPLTEVVHRGGWGH; encoded by the coding sequence ATGGAGTTCCAGGACGTCGTCCGCCGCCGCCGGATGGTGCGCCGCTACACCGACGAGCCGGTCGACCCGGCCGTCGTCGACCGGGCGCTGCACAACGCCACCCGCGCCCCGAGCGCCGGGTTCAGCCAGGGCTGGGCGTTCGTCGTCCTGGACACCCCGCACGACGTACGCCGGTTCTGGGCGGCCACCGCCGACCCCGCCGCGCCGGGCCGCGAGCCCGACTCCTGGCTGCGCGGCATGATGACCGCCCCCGTGGTCGTGGTGCCGTGCAGCAGCAAGGCGGCCTACCTGGACCGCTACGCCGAGCCCGACAAGGGCTGGACCGACCGCGACGAGGCCCGCTGGCCGGTGCCGTTCTGGCACATGGACGCGGCGATGGCGAGCCTGCTGGTGCTGCAGACCGCGGTGGACGCGGGCCTCGGCGGCTGCTTCTTCGGGGTGCCGCCGCACGCGGACGCCGCGCTGCGCGAGGAGCTCGGCATCCCCGACGACCACGACCCGGTCGGCGTGATCACCCTCGGCCACCCCGCCGACGGCGGCGCGGCCGGCTCCCCCGCCCGGCGCCGCCGGCGCCCGCTCACCGAGGTCGTCCATCGCGGCGGCTGGGGTCACTGA
- a CDS encoding allantoate amidohydrolase, with protein sequence MPDDFERMWADLAPVGRSAETGGYFRQPFLAAETELRAWLAEQAAARGLAVREDGFGNVVAWWGGVPGDDARGVLTGSHLDSVLDGGAYDGPLGVVSALAAVDGLRERGVAPARPLGIGVFAEEEGSRFGVACLGSRLATGALSWDDARGLRDRSGVPLGDVVAGGTSALLDGVGTFVELHVEQGRGLDQLDAPVGVASGIWSHGRWRYDFRGDADHAGTTRMEDRADPMLTYAMTALAANKQARIAGQRATFGRLEVAPNGTNAIPSRVSAWLDARGATDAALEELVAAVSRQAADRAGRDGTRVEVAAESVSGAVAFDPALAAALAEPRGWPVLATQAGHDAGVLQAAGIPTAMLFVRNPTGVSHSPAESALVSDCLAGVTALTDVLEDLLR encoded by the coding sequence ATGCCTGACGACTTCGAGCGGATGTGGGCGGACCTGGCCCCGGTGGGGCGCTCGGCGGAGACGGGCGGCTACTTCCGCCAGCCGTTCCTGGCGGCGGAGACCGAGCTGCGGGCCTGGCTCGCCGAGCAGGCGGCCGCGCGCGGGCTCGCGGTGCGCGAGGACGGGTTCGGCAACGTGGTCGCGTGGTGGGGCGGCGTCCCCGGTGATGACGCCCGGGGAGTCCTCACCGGGTCGCACCTCGACTCGGTCCTCGACGGCGGGGCGTACGACGGCCCGCTCGGCGTGGTCTCGGCGCTGGCGGCGGTCGACGGACTCCGGGAGCGGGGCGTGGCGCCGGCCCGGCCGCTGGGGATCGGCGTGTTCGCCGAGGAGGAGGGCTCCCGCTTCGGCGTCGCCTGCCTGGGCTCGCGGCTGGCCACCGGCGCGCTGTCCTGGGACGACGCCCGCGGGCTGCGCGACCGCTCCGGCGTGCCGCTCGGGGACGTCGTGGCCGGCGGGACGTCGGCGCTCCTGGACGGCGTCGGCACGTTCGTCGAGCTGCACGTCGAGCAGGGCCGCGGCCTGGACCAGCTCGACGCGCCCGTCGGCGTCGCGAGCGGGATCTGGTCGCACGGGCGGTGGCGCTACGACTTCCGCGGGGACGCCGACCACGCCGGCACCACCCGGATGGAGGACCGCGCGGACCCGATGCTGACCTACGCGATGACCGCGCTGGCCGCCAACAAGCAGGCGCGGATCGCCGGGCAGCGGGCGACCTTCGGGCGGCTCGAGGTCGCGCCGAACGGCACCAACGCGATCCCGTCGCGGGTCAGCGCCTGGCTCGACGCCCGCGGCGCGACCGACGCCGCGCTCGAGGAGCTGGTCGCCGCGGTGTCCCGGCAGGCGGCCGACCGCGCGGGCCGCGACGGCACCAGGGTCGAGGTCGCCGCCGAGTCGGTCTCGGGCGCGGTCGCCTTCGACCCCGCGCTGGCCGCCGCCCTCGCCGAGCCGCGCGGCTGGCCGGTGCTCGCGACCCAGGCCGGCCACGACGCCGGCGTCCTGCAGGCCGCGGGCATCCCGACCGCGATGCTCTTCGTCCGCAACCCCACCGGCGTCTCGCACTCGCCCGCCGAGTCGGCGCTCGTGTCCGACTGCCTGGCCGGCGTGACCGCCCTGACCGACGTGCTCGAGGACCTGCTGCGGTGA